A portion of the Mesobacillus sp. AQ2 genome contains these proteins:
- the argB gene encoding acetylglutamate kinase: METVVIKCGGSVLGELDDPFFMSLRELMKNGYYPVIVHGGGPAINSMLDLYNIPADFKEGLRVTCDKTMEIVEMVLSGQTNRQLCGILMKQGFKVLGINGSDGSCLQADYIDKQGLGYVGKVNNVNTDLIMMAVESGYIPVITPIGISEDGCKLNINGDYAAASIAKALNAERCAFVTNVDGILINGELIAEITDHEIENYISDGSIYGGMVPKVNSALSATAAGVEKAMIISGKKPFYKNDCWHGTAIAAKEGVLK; this comes from the coding sequence TTGGAAACTGTAGTCATTAAATGCGGCGGAAGTGTGCTGGGGGAACTTGATGACCCATTCTTTATGAGTCTTAGAGAATTGATGAAAAACGGATATTATCCTGTCATCGTCCATGGTGGCGGGCCAGCAATCAATTCAATGCTTGATTTATATAACATCCCTGCGGACTTCAAGGAAGGGCTTAGGGTAACGTGCGATAAAACGATGGAAATCGTTGAAATGGTCCTGTCAGGCCAGACGAACAGGCAGCTGTGCGGGATATTGATGAAACAAGGATTCAAGGTTCTTGGTATTAATGGGAGCGACGGATCCTGCTTGCAGGCAGACTATATCGATAAACAAGGGCTAGGGTATGTAGGGAAGGTCAACAACGTAAATACTGACCTTATTATGATGGCAGTTGAGTCGGGTTATATTCCGGTCATTACTCCTATCGGAATTTCGGAGGATGGCTGCAAGCTGAATATCAATGGAGATTACGCTGCTGCATCGATCGCGAAAGCTTTGAATGCCGAGCGCTGTGCTTTTGTGACCAATGTCGATGGCATCCTGATCAACGGTGAGTTAATCGCCGAAATAACGGATCATGAGATAGAAAACTATATTTCTGATGGAAGCATTTATGGCGGAATGGTACCCAAGGTAAATTCAGCATTATCTGCAACAGCCGCCGGTGTAGAGAAAGCGATGATCATTTCTGGCAAAAAGCCATTCTATAAAAATGACTGCTGGCATGGAACCGCGATTGCCGCAAAGGAAGGAGTGCTAAAATGA
- a CDS encoding acetylornithine transaminase: MSHLFPTYQRWEIEPEKASGSVIHGKDGREYLDFTSGIGVCNLGHRPEGVEQAVKDQLELFWHVSNLFPQSIQEEAAGKLAKASGLDCVFFANSGAEANEAAIKLARKATGRKKIITFLQSFHGRTFAGMAATGQEKIKHGFGSMLETFVHLPFNDLEALKNEIDSDTAAVMIEIVQGEGGIHVVNEEFIKEADKLCTENGVLLIVDEIQTGIGRTGKPFAFQHFGISPDIITVAKGLGNGLPIGAAVGKAILAEHFGPGSHGSTFGGNPISTAAASAVMDIIFEHEFLKEVSAKGETLFQLLDQELGDLEVVNEIRGIGLMAGIELTVAAQPYLSQLRKAGLITLPAGEKVIRLLPPLIVTVEELQKAVSVLREILIKQTVTA, translated from the coding sequence ATGAGTCATTTATTCCCTACTTACCAGAGATGGGAGATTGAGCCTGAGAAAGCAAGCGGATCGGTCATCCATGGGAAAGATGGACGTGAATATCTTGATTTTACTTCAGGTATAGGTGTATGTAATCTGGGCCATCGTCCTGAAGGGGTAGAACAGGCTGTCAAAGATCAGCTGGAATTATTCTGGCATGTATCAAATCTTTTTCCGCAAAGCATCCAGGAGGAAGCGGCCGGAAAACTTGCGAAAGCGTCTGGTTTGGATTGTGTGTTTTTTGCCAACAGTGGTGCAGAGGCGAATGAAGCAGCAATAAAACTGGCGAGAAAAGCAACCGGCAGGAAGAAGATCATTACGTTCCTGCAATCCTTCCATGGGCGTACGTTTGCTGGCATGGCAGCGACAGGGCAGGAAAAAATCAAGCATGGATTCGGGAGTATGCTCGAAACCTTTGTTCACTTGCCATTCAATGACCTGGAAGCTCTAAAAAATGAAATTGATTCCGATACAGCAGCCGTCATGATTGAAATTGTTCAGGGTGAAGGCGGAATTCATGTCGTTAATGAAGAGTTTATTAAAGAGGCAGACAAACTCTGCACAGAAAACGGGGTGCTGCTTATTGTCGATGAAATCCAAACGGGAATCGGGCGTACAGGAAAGCCCTTCGCCTTTCAGCACTTTGGGATCTCACCCGATATCATAACGGTTGCAAAAGGGCTTGGTAATGGATTGCCAATTGGTGCAGCCGTCGGTAAAGCGATACTTGCAGAACATTTTGGCCCGGGTAGCCATGGATCAACATTCGGAGGGAATCCAATCAGTACCGCTGCTGCTTCCGCTGTAATGGATATTATCTTCGAGCATGAATTCCTTAAAGAAGTATCTGCCAAAGGGGAGACTTTGTTTCAGTTGCTTGACCAGGAACTTGGCGATTTGGAAGTGGTAAATGAAATCAGGGGCATTGGCTTGATGGCCGGTATAGAATTGACTGTTGCAGCCCAGCCTTATCTCTCCCAGCTGAGGAAGGCGGGATTGATCACTTTGCCGGCAGGAGAAAAGGTGATAAGGCTTCTTCCGCCGCTGATTGTAACTGTTGAAGAGCTGCAAAAGGCAGTATCTGTATTAAGAGAAATATTAATAAAGCAAACCGTAACAGCTTAA